From a region of the Micromonospora tarapacensis genome:
- a CDS encoding ABC transporter ATP-binding protein has translation MTAPANPTKVRGETLLDVNHLVKHFPITQGVVFRKKVGAVKAVDGVSFELRRGETLGIVGESGCGKSTLARLLMRLEKPTAGRATLAGRDLFAASGGELRRVRRNMQMVMQDPYTSLNPRMTVGDIIGEPFEIHPEAAPKGSRQHRVQELLDVVGLNPEHINRYPHQFSGGQRQRIGIARALALRPEVIVCDEPVSALDVSIQAQVINLLEQLQSEFGLSYIFIAHDLSVVRHIADRVAVMYLGRIVEIGTEDEIYERATHPYTQALLSAAPVPDPDARQHRNIIRLRGDVPSPADPPSGCHFRTRCWKAQEICATQDPQTVLRAADPHPSACHFAELRPGR, from the coding sequence ATGACCGCGCCGGCTAACCCCACCAAGGTGCGCGGCGAAACGCTCCTCGACGTCAACCACCTGGTCAAGCACTTCCCGATCACCCAGGGCGTGGTGTTCCGGAAGAAGGTCGGCGCGGTGAAGGCCGTCGACGGGGTGAGCTTCGAGCTGCGCCGGGGTGAGACGCTGGGCATCGTCGGCGAGTCGGGCTGCGGCAAGTCCACCCTCGCCCGGCTGCTGATGCGGCTGGAGAAGCCCACCGCCGGCCGGGCCACCCTGGCCGGGCGGGACCTGTTCGCCGCCTCCGGCGGCGAACTGCGCCGGGTCCGGCGCAACATGCAGATGGTCATGCAGGACCCGTACACCTCGTTGAACCCGCGGATGACCGTGGGCGACATCATCGGCGAGCCGTTCGAGATCCACCCGGAGGCGGCGCCGAAGGGCAGCCGGCAGCACCGGGTCCAGGAGCTGCTCGACGTCGTCGGACTGAACCCGGAGCACATCAACCGCTACCCGCACCAGTTCTCCGGCGGCCAGCGGCAGCGCATCGGCATCGCCCGGGCGCTGGCGCTGCGGCCCGAGGTGATCGTCTGCGACGAGCCGGTCTCCGCGCTTGACGTCTCCATCCAGGCCCAGGTGATCAACCTGCTGGAGCAGCTCCAGAGCGAGTTCGGGCTGTCGTACATCTTCATCGCCCACGACCTGTCGGTGGTCCGGCACATCGCCGACCGCGTCGCCGTCATGTACCTGGGGCGGATCGTGGAGATCGGCACCGAGGACGAGATCTACGAGCGGGCCACCCACCCGTACACCCAGGCGCTGCTCTCCGCGGCGCCGGTGCCGGACCCGGACGCCCGGCAGCACCGCAACATCATCCGGCTACGCGGCGACGTGCCGAGCCCGGCGGACCCGCCGAGCGGCTGCCACTTCCGGACCAGGTGCTGGAAGGCGCAGGAGATCTGCGCCACCCAGGACCCGCAGACCGTGCTCCGCGCCGCCGACCCGCACCCCTCCGCCTGCCACTTCGCCGAACTACGCCCGGGGCGGTGA